The Arctopsyche grandis isolate Sample6627 chromosome 12, ASM5162203v2, whole genome shotgun sequence genome includes the window CAAATTATTGAGTTTTGGCATTAGTCATACTGGGTTATTTGGAAGACGAGAATTTCTCGATGAAACGTCGAGAGTTTAATCAAACTGTGCTCACTATTATCTGTCCAATATACCAATGGATTCCTCGTGATTATGAAAgtttgtggctatttgcaggaactatatctgcgaattattggctatttgcaggtactatatctgcgacatgcgcaaagccttctgcgcatgcgcgtgaacttataatccgattataatttcttacatttaatgtatgctagacttgtttaatcaatcgttcattatacatgaggcaaataaatttcgcacgttattataattgatttatatcatttagctagttcgcggcttgtagttgtatgtaggtattatacgttgtatatgataataactttctaacaattaataatattaactaatttgaattatattttttactccatgtcactttacgagttcgaactaaattttaagaggtttaaaacaaaattttaacagtaaacacgctgacagtgacagttcacgcgcatgcgcagaaggctttgcgtctgtcgcagatatagtacccgcaaatagccacaaccgaTTATGAAAAGCTATTGTTAAAACACCATCTTTTCGACTTTCTAATTGAAAATatcatgattttattttatctttaatttataccaggaaggcatttaCAGGTAACCATTTTCGCCTTCTTTCCCaaaaacattatacattttatatgtattaaaaaaagtaaatacatatcatttaacatccacagagacattttatggtcaaatttttaaatttgcagcatcTTATACAACTGTGAAACTCGAGATTTTCCCAGAAAATaggtaaggttgtcaatttattggaaccgtttccattgaaatgaaaatcagataaatgggcaaactctgacacgaaacgatcgacctggagtcacaaatccaaggtctggccagcataaACCAGTGGGATGTGAACccttgaccactttgttcaaagcattacatgctagccactagtctattctgctggttgatGATTTATGTAGTTGTTTATAATTTAGCTTAGTAACCAGTACAACTATCAAACTCTAAtatcaattcattaaaaattgactCGAGGTTTTAACCTTTTCGAAAAATTGACTATGGATCAAGTTAAAGTACCGTAaggtattttaataaatctaaAGCTTTAGATTTGGATAGCAGACAGATAAACATTTATCTTTATGTGgattataatttataagtatTGGACCTCAGTAACTAGCAAATATACAGATCAAAATTAGTGAAAGCATGTGAGGATTTTCCATTGTAATTTTTCGACTTCTGCTGGTCCATATTGAGgatgtatcaaaatcaagcaaATATAGttgttttcataaattttattaatcataaaatatatatacataatacataagcaccttacatatacataatacaatcaCAAAATCAGGCCACTTAAAGAAAAACATATGGACAGAACATAATaatcacacaaaaaaaaaataggaaaccAGTATAATCTCGGGAAATATTCAAATCTCATTCCACTTAATTCCAAGACTATCTTTTACCGTGCTTCGTCTTTTCGGCAAACATCCCATGAACCATTTGTATCAAACTGTTCACAAAACCGGTGATGATATAAATTCCACCGATCATCGAAAACAGTCTGATCGTGAACTGCACTATATTATCTCGTTCTTGGGACACCCGCAGCTTCAACGCGGCCATGTCATACTTGAAGAATATCCCAGGCATTCCGTGGGAACCCTTATGATGGTTGATCGGTCTTGAATGTTCTTTAGCTGAGTACTGATACGTCTTTATTTTCGAAAATGTAGTATCAACTTCGGTGGGTACGACGTCAATAAAATACTGATAGAGCATTGTTGGTACATCTGTGTATTGCTCGTCGCCTTCGAGAGGATACACGATACCGGGAGCCTGATCTCCAAAGCTGAATCGGTTTATGCGGTGACTGAAATTGTACGATTCTTCTCCATACAACATGCTTAAGTGGATGTGGCCTCTAGGTAAGTGGAGACTCTTTCCAACAGTTATATGAAAGTTACCGGCAACTTTGTTCAATATGAGAGAGCCGTGGACGCGACAAGCGTCATGAGCTCTGTTCGGTTCTACCAATCGTGGCGGCATTGAACCTTGGATTGCAGATTGGCCTGATCTCCATAAGAGTTCTGACACGGCGTGGTATTCCTCGCGCAAGTACGAATTGATGTGTCTGACCGAGTCGAAGTGTAACTTTTGCTCGGGACTCAGTTCAAACCACGTATCTTCCTCTTTGAGTTCGCCGAATGCGAATACGTTTTGGTTTGTTGAGTCGAGTATGTCGGCTCCAATCAAAGCACACGGCATGGCTACAGTCATGTCTATGTTGATTTTGAGCTTGGCATCTAGATCAGTGTCTGGTgagaatttaaatattagattGCTGTGTATGTAGTAGGATATTTCAGAGTACAGTAACCAGAAGATTAAGATGAGGGCTATGATTGATAAGGTGCCCCCGAGGGGCGAAGTCTCCACACAGACGTCTTGGACTTTGTTGAAGgcgtccagttctttgattctGTTGAGGACTCGATGTCGTGGGCCACGATAGCGAAGCATGTTGGATTTCACCTCCatcgtacatacatttatgtagttTTGGTATTATTAAAGTTTGACAGTCCTATTGACACGCCGGCAATAGCAGTGTTGCCGCTCGTTTGTTTATATGTTGACCGCGTGAAAAAAGAGCTAGTTAGAAGTCTCAAAAAAAATTagctaaaaaaatatcttaacaTTCATGATGGTACGATCAACACTTATAGTCAACAAGTACAAAAAACAAATCGCCCATTGGTTTGGGTATCGCACAAAGATTTTGAAGAAAGCATTTTTAGTATTGTTTCAATAAAGTCctgaataagaaaaaaagttgctaaaagtaaaaaattcaattttgtaaaaacggttcggtgattacattccaaatgtgaatcgctaccaggataaccgccgctacgaaaattgcTCGCACGGATCttctgtcgcacgaaaatttgtcacacaggaaaattgccgtacaggaaatattgctcagcaaatgCCTTTGttacgagatttgggcagtttcctgcacggcaattttcctgtgcgacaagagatccgcgcgagcgattttcgtagcagtGGTTATCCTGGTTGCGATTCACATTTgcgatgtaacccgtttaccccTTGTATTatgtactaaatataaataaatgtcatCTTAAAAACTCAATCAAGTTTCATAGGCCAGGAAACGCTCGTCCTttaatatagtaaataaaaaaataaataataattaactgcTACGTATGAAGAGGATGGGAGATTcaggaatttttttttaagttaacaCTCAACTCGTCTGCGGGAAACTCTACTAGACTCTCGGGCTGCTGGGATAGGAAGAATTGATCTCTAACCTGTCCAAGGGAAGCCTCTTGAGAAGAGCTGGGACAGGGAGAATTGATCTCGACCATGTCCGTGGGAAGTCTCGGGAAGGCCTGGTCTCTTCTCGCGCGCCAGGAAATCAACGTCTGGGGAGTGGGGGTCAGCTGCTTAATACCAACCCAAACTATTGGCATTGCTGCCAATCGAAGGAACAATGAGAAAGACGTAGTGTTACATCTTTCGTATTAAAACGGAAAATTAACAATATTGAATGAcagataaatacaaaaatacgaTTGACGTTCATTGATTGGTAATAAACCACAATGCATTAGTTGTGATAGAGATATCTTATGTCTTTCACAACTCATGCCTTAATTTTAGTAGCgtgatgtttttttaataaaaaaatcaatttttggtATTCAATTTTGACTCTTGGTCGAAAGTATTAACGTTACGACTGAAAcaggagaaaaaaatataactgtCATTCGTTGGCGTTATGGGTGTGCGTCGTTGTCAATATGGGTAAAATTTTCTCAATCATTTTAATCACTTAAACGACCGTTTCCGCATGAAACAATTTACACATTTAATCCACAAGACtgcaataaaacattttttaaacagTTTAGTCATAAATTGCTTTTAATAGTGAGTTAATTTTTATGTGCAATTTGACAGCCGAAGAGTCTTGTGAAACATTGGACTGTTCAGGAAAATCAATCAAGAAAATCATCAAAGCGACCGAACAAGAAGCGAAGACTCTTGTCACGTTGATTTTAGACAACAATGAATTGCAAAGGTTGGACTGCGTCGACTCTTATTCTAGGCTCGAAAATGTACGTATACATGCAATACAATATCGATCtgcaatataatttttgatcCAATATCAAAACCACGAAACCAACATGTatcgatttttaaaattcaatttcagtTATCTGTAGCGAAGAATAGTTTATTGCGTATGCACGGAGTGGGTCGTCTGACGAGTCTCCGGCAACTGAACTTAAGCCACAATTCCATATTAACAATCGAAGGATTGAAAGAACTCATTTATCTCAAAAAGCTTCAGCTAGCTGGTGAGTGTTTCGTGCTATTTTCCATATAATGGATTTATCAACTAATCTGATTTTGCTTGTAATTTTAAAGTAGATCATTTTGcctgcttttattattttttgtttaatattaatcttctatgtatatgtgtgtgtgtggttttCTTTTTCAATTGACTAATATTTCATGCGTCatctaaaaaatacttttacagGTAACAACATTAAGTCAATAGAGCACCTTAATAACAATATTCATTTGGAGTATTTGGATCTTTCTGATAATCAAATATCTCACATATCAGACATTTCTTGTTTAAAACATTTGAAGGTAACATATAGCATTAATAATtattctaatacataatatatcatatttggGTGTTTTATTATGTGTGTGTTTTAATACTTGTTGTGAATGTTTTTAATTTGGATTTATTTTGCGTGTTGATTTCAGCATTTGCATTTGGAAAAGAATCGAATAGGAAATCTGAGACAATGTGAACGCTATTTGCCGTCTTCGCTTCTCGTACTCGGTTTGGCGAACAATTTCCTCACCGATTTGAATACGTTATGTCATCTCGGGCATTTAGGAAACCTCGAAAGTTACAACATCGAAGGCAACCCGTGCGTTACGGTGAACGGACATGAAAAAATGTATCCTTTGTATGATTCTCAATAATATTCAGATTggtatttataattttgcgAGTACTGAACATGTCAACTAACATgtgaagtaattaaaaaaagccagcagtatagctcggggGTTGCTTTAATGCTAATCAtggagaggttgccgggttcgagtCCTGGGTTCACCTCGACTTAaatgaatttattccgagtatagctgcagtgttgctggtcagacttgaatatttatgactccaagtcgattgtttcctaccagagtttgccaatttatccgattgttgaaatggttcctcatcaaatcgcTAAAATCATCCtatctactatttgtcaccactatttgaatatgatttcaaatttataattactagtgttgtgcccgatgaaatataatcgcatgggttatggcatattaagctattaaataaactaatgaaaaaaaaaactaaaaggaATGTGTCAGTTCTGTGTTCGAtttgtcgtattttttttcaaataccttttaaatatatttaatttaatatttatatttaattgtttaatatgaaaaaaaatggtaaaaaatacctacctacctacatataaacaatagaaaaattaattaattaattaaataaattttcaatagatggcgctaaatgctcggaGACTTATTTCCCTAGTGGacacattggtagcaaacagtatatatagaagtttttcgttcatctgttattatgttcgtattacattcgtacgttttgtttgcagtgtttttacatatgttgaatcgaaacaaCTTTTATAgtgcggcgagcgttatctcacacaTAAACACACAGAGAAGCGCTATTATAATatgatcaaatttataattataaatttatatatgtataagttaaaAACCATAGGTATCGCTCAAGTGCAGCCTacaatggcatcatggtaaaatataattaaaaaaaaagttcagaaAAAAAGATAGCGGAAGAAACGTTTCAGTTTGTtatgcaatttatttatttacattttagccTCAGTGACATGACAGAATACTCTAATGCGTCACCGTGAccagacatatgtataagcataatacaaatactatatataagaaaattaacgagacatctttatatgttatagataataaatttttgaaattatattcaaatagtggtgacatggtgggttagatggtttttgccaatttgatggagtaaCCGCTTCAacaaagaaatcagataaattggcaaactctgataggaaacgatcgccttagagtcacaaatatccaaatctgaccagcagcattatagATTAtcctcagaataaattattttcccaTGTTGCTGCTGCCAATGAATTTTCTATCTTACTATTTCTAATGGTAAttagattattagtcacatcactaattttcaatttaaacgacacatagataatatttgtttgcgtgcaacaaaaatgctgggattcttactaagagttagcaaacctttccagagtacgttggtgcttaaaattctttatgaatatttagtacgtagtattctagaattttcttctattatatggaatcctacccatataactcattcattgaagattgagagaatccaaaaacggtttctcagatatctttattttaaacagtatggttattatccttggctatatcctagtgcattcctattaggggcgttaggtttcaactcattggagtctcgtcggaatatgttactgggaagacacttttttagctgttgaatgggataatacacaatcctcaggttctaaaggaatttaggtttaatgcaccttgtaaattcagggacttgagaaatcgtgatttatttgttcctcctgtggctcgcacaaatatgttgtcaacggctcctatatctagagcgatatatctgcttaacaggatttctggtgaaattgacctcttcaatataaactatactaatctggttgagtggttgttgaggaatgccagtggttgattttgcctattataaatattaatgattgttattactttatctatgttttttctttttttttatgattttatgatttttatgatgttgtgttaatattgttattattataagttattattaccgttatcatgttattattactgaatgaccggccacaacgacgcgttggagatctctgtaatgtcactgtggctaatatgttaaataaataaataaataaatcacgatcgcccaaaagacaatttttgctatgaaaatcgcgaatacggaatatttggcactcgagttctcgttagtatgatagttatcgttagtatgatggacttatcggctgccagatgttccgttatatatagattttagtgacttttgggcgagcgctttgtgaccaataatcaccgaaccatttctAATATTACATCAGATAAAATAGGCAAATTTCAACAAAAGACGGACAATCTATATAAAGTATGTggagattaggtgattggtgctcgtcgaccactggtttaccaGCACTGATCACTCGATCGCGCTTTCGTGCCAAAAAGGCCACGGCGTATGAATAAACGGTATACAATAACCAATAAGGTCTCTTAACCCATTGACCAATGATCACTTTGTGTTGAGAGTATcagctgtgtataaatattcggggGATTTGTTCAGTGcgtcattcggagctggctggTCCACGGATCAAAAACAATAAACTGCCTCTATCACTACTCGCTgcatctttcactccgatctcggaaacccctctacacgtccacgcaacaaaaTGTTACTAAATTGGATAAATAATTTCGTTTTTCACCAGGATTTGAACCTTATAATTTTCGGTTTATAAGCATATATTTGTTGGCATATCGGTGAAATTACATAAAGGGCGTGCTACACAGGTTTGCATAAGTACAAGTTATGGTATACAAATTCTGTCCACTCGTCTGTCAGTTTGATACGAAATATAGTAAACAGATTgaatattaattgttatatgatgGGTAAACGTTACATAGCCTAGCTGCTTAatattgcgtaggggtgggtagaggatccaagtaataggccaaagtcgcttcacagcatttattggtgattaaggagatccacgcacttcCCGTGCtctgtccagaatgtcttgatatggtctaagtacctccttataagggacaggtcgctcatggcatcttcgacgtccggtttgtttacctattgttatagtcacgtactaggatatgtattcccacgacactcagtcccacgctatcgctgtcacttctgagaagggaccggctgccgttactaagccaatttggtggtcattgtttagcctacttgcacttagcctggagataatcctcgaaaatcAATCATAACGGTGGCTCCTTTTAGTATACGCTACAATATCATatcactaacctaacctactagtttcatacacatattttcatttatatcgtAACATTTTTCCTTGACATATATCACAGCGACTTTGACTATCGTCCGTTTGTCATCAATTGGCTGATGAACGTAAAGATGCTAGACGGCTACGAAGTCAACGCAATCGAAAGGTTTGCTTCTtccaatcaatttaaaattgaaacaaacATCAAAAGCGACCAATTTTCTTTTCCAATACGACACTTGTTGTTTGTAGTTCACGGCCCATAATCAACTGAATTATTGACGAGTTATCGATTTTCAGTTTAAAAGCCGAATGGTTGTACAGCCAAGGCAGAGGACGTCAATTCAGAGAAGGAGAACATGCACAACTCATCCAATACCTCGCCACGACTTGCCCACTCGGAGCCGCCGCTCCGGAAACCGAGGAGCAGAGAAAACTTCGTTTGATACTGAGCAAGGTAGCAACAAACCAAAACAAACTAATCGCTATACAGCTCGATATTATTATGTAATGTACTTGTTCAGGCTCAGCATCATCAGCAGCAGCTGCGAGAGCAAGGTCCGACCCCTCCTCGGCCTAAGCAGTCTCCGAGGATGCATCGTACGTATTCGCATTTCATCATAAtcaacagtatatatatatgtatgcattattatttattattgcaatGTTTCCAGCACGGATAACGGGACGCGTGACCAAGTCTCCCGATCGCGCCATGTCGAGCAGTTACCACTCGGCGCTTCCGAACAAACACCACATTCTGTTAAATCAACAGTCTGGATCGATGTCCGCGAGTTTCTCCGGTGAAATACCAACGAATAGTACTCCGACGAAGACTCAATTGAATCGGAGCATCGCCGATAGTACGTACAGCTCGGCGATGAGTCAGAGCTTCGAT containing:
- the LOC143920393 gene encoding endoplasmic reticulum-Golgi intermediate compartment protein 2, encoding MEVKSNMLRYRGPRHRVLNRIKELDAFNKVQDVCVETSPLGGTLSIIALILIFWLLYSEISYYIHSNLIFKFSPDTDLDAKLKINIDMTVAMPCALIGADILDSTNQNVFAFGELKEEDTWFELSPEQKLHFDSVRHINSYLREEYHAVSELLWRSGQSAIQGSMPPRLVEPNRAHDACRVHGSLILNKVAGNFHITVGKSLHLPRGHIHLSMLYGEESYNFSHRINRFSFGDQAPGIVYPLEGDEQYTDVPTMLYQYFIDVVPTEVDTTFSKIKTYQYSAKEHSRPINHHKGSHGMPGIFFKYDMAALKLRVSQERDNIVQFTIRLFSMIGGIYIITGFVNSLIQMVHGMFAEKTKHGKR